Proteins found in one Hypericibacter terrae genomic segment:
- the lhpI gene encoding bifunctional Delta(1)-pyrroline-2-carboxylate/Delta(1)-piperideine-2-carboxylate reductase yields the protein MRHFDADAAHRLLDYRGLVEGLRDMYKRGVDVTERKVLHQKLPDGSQNDWLILPAWQFGRHQGIKLVSVFPGNDKKGLASILGLYVLFDGETGAPILTIDGAALTLRKTVCNSALAVDFCARKDASKLLVMGAGNLAPHVVAAHASVRPITEARIWNRTPEKAVALAARLSRPGLAVSAAPDLEAAVHWADIVTGVTMTKAPLLKGAWLKPGQHLDLIGAFRPDMREADDAAVKRSRLFIDARFSVLDECGDISQPLEAGLIKEADITDLFQLSRGERPGRQSDDEITLFKSGGGGHEDLATAQYLLSKV from the coding sequence ATGCGCCATTTCGATGCCGACGCCGCCCACCGCCTGCTGGATTATCGCGGCCTCGTCGAAGGCCTGCGCGACATGTACAAGCGCGGCGTCGACGTGACCGAGCGCAAGGTGCTGCATCAGAAGCTGCCGGACGGCAGCCAGAACGACTGGCTGATCCTCCCCGCCTGGCAGTTCGGCCGGCATCAGGGCATCAAGCTCGTCAGCGTCTTTCCCGGCAACGACAAGAAGGGCCTTGCCTCGATCCTCGGGCTCTATGTGCTGTTCGACGGCGAGACCGGCGCGCCGATCCTCACCATTGACGGCGCCGCCCTCACCTTGCGCAAGACCGTCTGCAACTCGGCGCTCGCGGTCGATTTCTGCGCGCGCAAGGATGCCTCGAAGCTCCTGGTGATGGGTGCCGGCAATCTGGCGCCGCATGTGGTGGCCGCGCACGCCTCGGTGCGGCCGATCACGGAGGCCAGGATCTGGAACCGCACGCCGGAGAAGGCGGTGGCGCTCGCGGCCCGGCTGTCGCGGCCCGGCCTCGCGGTCTCGGCGGCACCCGATCTCGAAGCCGCGGTCCACTGGGCCGATATCGTCACCGGCGTCACCATGACCAAGGCGCCCTTGCTCAAAGGGGCCTGGCTCAAGCCCGGCCAGCATCTCGACCTGATCGGCGCCTTCAGGCCCGACATGCGCGAGGCCGACGACGCGGCGGTCAAGCGCTCGCGGCTCTTCATCGATGCCCGCTTCAGCGTACTCGACGAATGCGGCGACATCTCCCAGCCGCTCGAGGCCGGCCTCATCAAGGAGGCCGACATCACCGACCTGTTCCAGCTCTCCCGCGGCGAACGCCCCGGCCGGCAGAGCGACGACGAGATCACCTTGTTCAAGTCGGGCGGCGGCGGGCACGAGGATCTGGCGACGGCGCAGTATTTGTTGAGCAAGGTTTGA
- a CDS encoding DMT family transporter, translating to MTTALPATPRPRNLKASFGVLGAAFIWGSMVPLTSLAVTTLDPYYLSAIRYSLAVPALGAIAWIAAGRFPLRRHLPWRRIVPLGTIGMGLFVLCFTLGLKYSDPITVAAMFSGAPIVSAVMMRVLEGERLAPRLPFAILLAVGGGLLVAVGKPESLASQGFRGGEILVLTAMLVWAWYSVKSQVWLAVHGLTQPEISFLTILAAAVFLWLAFLVGWATGFAHAPTHAVSPLEWLNIVWLGLACTGSAVLLWNYGVSRLGVTVAALQLNLEPVFAVLIGMALGAAAGWLQLVGGVVVLAGVVWVQMAPKKA from the coding sequence ATGACGACCGCCCTGCCCGCCACCCCGCGCCCGCGCAACCTCAAGGCCAGCTTCGGCGTGCTGGGGGCCGCCTTCATCTGGGGCTCGATGGTGCCGCTGACGAGCCTCGCCGTCACGACGCTCGATCCCTACTACCTCTCCGCCATCCGCTACAGCCTGGCCGTGCCGGCCTTGGGCGCCATCGCCTGGATCGCCGCCGGCCGCTTCCCGCTGCGCCGGCACCTGCCCTGGCGCCGGATCGTGCCGCTCGGCACCATCGGCATGGGCCTCTTCGTGCTCTGCTTCACGCTCGGCCTGAAATATTCCGATCCGATCACCGTGGCCGCGATGTTCTCGGGCGCGCCGATCGTCTCGGCCGTGATGATGCGGGTGCTGGAGGGCGAGCGTCTGGCGCCAAGGCTGCCATTTGCGATCCTGCTCGCGGTCGGCGGCGGCTTGCTGGTGGCGGTCGGCAAGCCGGAGAGCCTCGCCTCGCAGGGTTTCCGCGGCGGCGAGATCCTGGTCCTGACCGCGATGCTCGTCTGGGCCTGGTACTCGGTCAAATCCCAGGTCTGGCTGGCCGTTCACGGCCTGACCCAGCCGGAGATCTCGTTCCTCACCATCCTGGCCGCGGCGGTCTTCCTGTGGCTGGCCTTCCTGGTCGGTTGGGCCACCGGCTTCGCCCATGCCCCCACCCATGCCGTGTCGCCGCTCGAATGGCTCAATATCGTCTGGCTGGGTCTCGCCTGCACCGGCTCGGCGGTGCTGCTGTGGAACTATGGCGTCAGCCGGCTCGGCGTCACCGTGGCCGCACTCCAGCTCAATCTCGAGCCGGTCTTCGCCGTGCTGATCGGCATGGCGCTGGGCGCGGCGGCCGGCTGGCTGCAGCTGGTCGGCGGCGTGGTCGTGCTGGCGGGTGTCGTCTGGGTGCAGATGGCGCCCAAGAAGGCGTAA
- a CDS encoding DMT family transporter: MAASAESTPRERLLAGLGLLVTSLCWGSMVPTTANLLATVDPFFLAASRYLIAVPALALTVLLTERGRRWPAYLPWGHIFLLGAFGMGGWATCLTLGVYFSDPITATAISAVSPVLAAVLARIFDHRPLTVAVYLGMALAVAGGLVVALFKPGQVLALGFRGGELIILFGICLWTLYSIKAQHWLAPLGLSQLRVTLLTASAAAVGLWLVFFVGILVGYADPPTEIPTAHTLLELLWLGTGPTALGVVFWNYGISRLGVAIASLYTNLAPVISVGLAVLLLGSETTAMQIVGGLVVLAGVIWMQLYGLRATR, encoded by the coding sequence ATGGCCGCATCCGCTGAATCGACTCCGCGCGAGCGTCTGCTCGCGGGACTGGGGCTCCTTGTGACATCGCTCTGCTGGGGCTCGATGGTGCCGACCACGGCCAACCTGCTGGCCACGGTCGATCCCTTCTTCCTGGCCGCCTCGCGCTATCTGATCGCCGTACCCGCGCTCGCCCTCACGGTGCTCCTGACCGAACGCGGCCGGCGCTGGCCGGCCTACCTGCCCTGGGGCCATATCTTCCTGCTCGGCGCCTTCGGGATGGGCGGCTGGGCCACCTGCCTCACGCTCGGCGTCTATTTCTCCGATCCCATCACCGCGACCGCGATCTCGGCGGTGAGCCCGGTGCTGGCGGCCGTGCTGGCGCGGATCTTCGACCATCGTCCGCTCACCGTCGCGGTCTATCTCGGCATGGCGCTCGCGGTCGCCGGCGGCCTGGTCGTCGCGCTCTTTAAACCGGGCCAGGTGCTCGCCCTCGGCTTTCGCGGCGGCGAGCTCATCATCCTGTTCGGGATCTGCCTCTGGACCCTCTATTCGATCAAGGCGCAGCATTGGCTGGCGCCGCTGGGCCTGAGCCAGCTGCGCGTCACCTTGCTGACGGCGAGCGCGGCTGCGGTCGGACTGTGGCTCGTCTTCTTCGTCGGGATTCTGGTCGGCTATGCCGATCCCCCCACCGAAATCCCCACGGCCCATACGCTGCTCGAGCTGCTCTGGCTGGGAACCGGTCCGACGGCGCTCGGCGTCGTCTTCTGGAACTACGGAATCTCCCGGCTCGGCGTGGCGATCGCCTCGCTCTACACCAACCTGGCCCCGGTGATCTCGGTGGGTTTGGCGGTACTGCTGCTCGGCAGCGAAACCACGGCCATGCAGATCGTCGGCGGACTCGTCGTGCTCGCGGGTGTGATCTGGATGCAGCTCTATGGACTGAGAGCCACGCGATGA
- a CDS encoding glycine/sarcosine/betaine reductase selenoprotein B family protein: protein MASEREQVFGFAPPQDVPIPYLQRIRDYYQALGYGTPYRWAHYAEVPFQPLAKPLSRCRVAIVTTAAPFQPGKGDQRAGAPYNAAAKFYSVYSGDTARDPDLRISHVAIDRQHTTGEDMGTYFPLAQLRRAVATGDVGALASRFHGAPTNRSHRTTLETDGPELVRRCQADGVDAAILVPNCPVCHQSLGLAARALEQSGIATVLMGCAKDIVEHIGVPRFLFSDFPLGNAAGRPKDADSQSFTLDLALSLLEAAPAPRTTVQSPLRWSDDPDWKLDYCNIERLSPEEIEKRRAEFDQGKAQAKTLRDEAGVGEQSISSPPAP from the coding sequence ATGGCGAGCGAGCGGGAGCAGGTGTTCGGGTTCGCGCCGCCGCAGGACGTGCCGATCCCCTATCTGCAGCGGATCCGCGACTACTATCAGGCGTTGGGCTATGGCACGCCCTATCGCTGGGCGCACTATGCCGAGGTGCCGTTCCAACCCTTGGCCAAGCCGCTTTCCCGATGCCGGGTCGCGATCGTCACCACGGCGGCGCCGTTCCAGCCGGGCAAGGGCGATCAACGTGCGGGCGCGCCCTATAACGCGGCGGCGAAATTCTACTCGGTCTATTCCGGCGACACGGCGCGCGATCCCGACCTGCGCATTTCCCATGTCGCGATCGACCGGCAGCACACGACCGGCGAGGACATGGGGACCTATTTCCCGCTGGCGCAGCTGCGCCGCGCCGTGGCCACGGGCGATGTCGGCGCGCTGGCATCCCGCTTCCATGGCGCGCCCACCAATCGCAGCCACCGCACCACGCTCGAAACGGATGGCCCCGAGCTGGTCAGGCGCTGCCAAGCCGACGGCGTCGACGCGGCGATCCTGGTGCCGAACTGCCCGGTCTGCCATCAGAGTCTCGGTCTCGCGGCGCGGGCGCTGGAGCAGAGCGGCATCGCGACCGTCCTGATGGGCTGCGCCAAGGACATCGTCGAGCATATCGGCGTGCCGCGATTCCTCTTCTCCGACTTCCCGCTCGGCAACGCCGCTGGCAGGCCGAAGGATGCGGACTCGCAGTCCTTCACGCTCGATCTCGCCTTGTCGCTGCTGGAGGCGGCACCGGCGCCCCGGACCACGGTGCAGTCGCCGCTGCGCTGGAGCGACGATCCCGACTGGAAGCTCGATTACTGCAATATCGAGCGCCTGTCGCCGGAGGAAATCGAAAAACGCCGCGCCGAGTTCGACCAGGGCAAGGCGCAGGCGAAGACGCTGCGCGACGAAGCGGGGGTGGGGGAGCAGAGTATTTCGTCGCCGCCCGCCCCATAG